The Mercenaria mercenaria strain notata chromosome 8, MADL_Memer_1, whole genome shotgun sequence genome has a segment encoding these proteins:
- the LOC128558864 gene encoding uncharacterized protein LOC128558864 — protein sequence MIRAYLTTEQEEWDLYFSRAYRATANESTKMSQNLQSLGREIRLPADLVYGHQPNTSPTDVPPFCDWVEGLRYRMLQAHEVARRYLHLSAKRSKVLYNARVVQHNYLKGDLVWCLHETKKVAVCPKLEKRYDGPLVIKQKISELNFEIQMDREGFTKVIHHNKLKRYEGETPPKGGQLCLETRKKTLIVREVI from the coding sequence ATGATACGTGCCTACTTGACTACTGAACAAGAGGAATGGGACCTGTATTTTAGCCGGGCATATCGTGCAACTGCCAACGAATCAACTAAGATGAGTCAAAACCTACAAAGTTTAGGCAGGGAGATACGTCTACCAGCTGATTTGGTCTATGGTCACCAACCGAACACTAGTCCCACAGATGTGCCACCTTTCTGCGATTGGGTAGAGGGACTACGATATCGAATGTTACAAGCTCATGAGGTAGCCCGTAGATATTTGCATCTTAGCGCCAAACGAAGCAAAGTATTGTATAATGCAAGGGTGGTACAGCACAACTATTTAAAAGGAGACTTAGTTTGGTGTCTTCATGAGACTAAAAAGGTGGCAGTGTGTCCGAAGCTTGAGAAAAGATACGACGGACCACTTGTCATCAAGCAGAAGATCTCGGAGCTTAATTTCGAAATTCAAATGGACAGAGAAGGATTCACCAAAGTCATCCACCATAATAAATTGAAAAGGTATGAAGGAGAAACACCACCAAAAGGGGGCCAGCTCTGTCTCGAAACACGCAAGAAGACATTAATTGTTCGAGAAGTTATTTAG